The Aliiroseovarius sediminilitoris region CAGAAGGTGGCATCCGCATGCGGGATCGGCATTTGGCACGGCTGGCGCGTTCGGCAGCGCGCTTGGGCTTTCCAGTGTCCGATCCGACGTTCCTGTTGAATGCTTTCGGCGCCGAAGGGCCACGCCGTTTGCGGTTGACGATGGATCGCCACGGTGCGCTTGATCTGGTCTCTGGGCCCTACCAACCGCTGCCCACTGGCACGGTCTGGACCTTGCAGATCTCTGCCGTGAAGCTCAACTCGGCAGACCCATGGCTTTCGGTGAAATCCACCCGACGGGCACTTTATGACATGACACGAGCAGCGCTTCCTGACGGTGTGAACGAGGTAATTTTCCTGAATGAGTGCAACGAGTTTTGCGAGGGAGCGATCACCAATCTTTTCGCTGACTTCGGGCAGGGGTTGGTCACGCCGCCGCTGTGCTGCGGCCTGTTGCCCGGTATCCTGCGCGAAGAGATGTTGGAAATCGGGCACGCGCGTGAACAGATGATTTCAATCGACGAACTACGGCAGGCAAAGGCGCTTTATGTCGGAAATTCCCTGCGCGGACTGATCGCGGCGCGCTTGACCTGACACA contains the following coding sequences:
- a CDS encoding aminotransferase class IV family protein → MLWTPEGGIRMRDRHLARLARSAARLGFPVSDPTFLLNAFGAEGPRRLRLTMDRHGALDLVSGPYQPLPTGTVWTLQISAVKLNSADPWLSVKSTRRALYDMTRAALPDGVNEVIFLNECNEFCEGAITNLFADFGQGLVTPPLCCGLLPGILREEMLEIGHAREQMISIDELRQAKALYVGNSLRGLIAARLT